AAGTCTTCCTGCGGAACAGCAGGGGCAGGTCTGCTGCTGCCTTGCGGGACTGGCCTTCCTTTGACCACCCGGATCCGTAGCGGATTTGTTTTGTATGTCTTTCCGTTAACGCTTATGGAAGCAGCGCCGAAGGTAAATGTGCCCTCTTTTACTGCCATGAGATAATAGCTATAGGAGGTGCTTACCGTCATGCTGCCGTTTATGGAAGTCATGCTCGACGACATATTCGGTCCACCCAATACCTGGAACCCGTTAAATTCAGGAGGACTGAAGCGATCGCCGTTTGCGTTTACAGAAAATGTAACTTCAAACTCCTCGCCTGTAGCGACCTCGCTTTTACTGGCGGAGGCGCTAAAACGTGTATTCTGTGCATAGAGCCAGTTTGTGAAGAATAATGCAAATAATAATATATAATGTCTCAAGGTCATTATTTTAAATAATTACAGAGCTACCAGTCTTTTGTAATGCGGACTTTTCCGCCTCCCAGCTTTTTGTTTTTCAGCTTATCCTGTGTCCCTTGCTCCTGATTGTTCAATGCTTCGAGCATGCGCTCGGCATCTTCTTTTGATAGCTGGTTAGGGTTGGGCTGCTGCTCTTTTTGCTGATCTTTCTTGTCCTGATTTTGTTTGTCCTGATCCTTCTTATCCTGATCCTTTTTGTTTTGGTCTTTATTCTGTTGATCCTTTTTGTCCTGATCTTTATTATTCTGGTTCTGCTTATTCTGTTTGTTCTGGTTCTGTTTGTTTTGTTGCTGTTGCTTCAAAAGCTCCCTGGCATAAGCAAGATTGTACCGGGTCTGATCATCTTTAGGATTATTTAGGAGTGCTTTTTTATAGGCTTCAATACTCTCCTCTATCTTTTTTGAAGAAAGCAATGAGTTACCAAGATTATGGTAAGCATGTGATAAAACCTGCTTATCTGTCGCCGATGCAGC
The window above is part of the Arcticibacter tournemirensis genome. Proteins encoded here:
- a CDS encoding tetratricopeptide repeat protein is translated as MKRSILVMLWMLQASFIFGQKAKKYIVKGNELYQQQNYKEAETNYRKSVDPKAHSIEGTFNLGDALYKQKKFTEAGEQFSKIAASATDKQVLSHAYHNLGNSLLSSKKIEESIEAYKKALLNNPKDDQTRYNLAYARELLKQQQQNKQNQNKQNKQNQNNKDQDKKDQQNKDQNKKDQDKKDQDKQNQDKKDQQKEQQPNPNQLSKEDAERMLEALNNQEQGTQDKLKNKKLGGGKVRITKDW